In Streptantibioticus cattleyicolor NRRL 8057 = DSM 46488, a genomic segment contains:
- a CDS encoding phosphatidylinositol mannoside acyltransferase: MNDKLSEIVYGAGWSLVKRLPESAAAALGRTVADATWRRRGPGVLRLEANYARVVPDAGPQRLAELSRAGLRSYLRYWMESFRLPVWSKQRIRDGFAPADVHLLQDALAAGRGVILALPHMGNYDLAGAWVTTKLGVPFTTVAQRLKPESVYDRFVAYREGLGMEVLPHTGGSAFGTLARRLRDGGLVCLVADRDLSASGIEVDFFGEPARMPAGPAMLSVQTGAVLLPVTLWYDDSPVLQGRVHPPVPVPAEGTRAEKAAVMTQAMADAFASGIAAHPTHWHMMQKLWLSDLLTPAADGERSPRGPVARDTSGEGARPSAEGPGTARATAAEGAGSERP; the protein is encoded by the coding sequence GTGAACGACAAGCTCAGCGAGATCGTCTACGGCGCCGGCTGGTCGCTGGTCAAGCGGTTGCCGGAGTCGGCGGCGGCGGCGCTGGGCCGGACGGTGGCGGACGCCACCTGGCGCCGCCGCGGGCCCGGCGTGCTGCGGCTGGAGGCCAACTACGCGCGGGTGGTGCCGGACGCCGGCCCGCAGCGGCTGGCCGAGCTGTCCCGGGCGGGCCTGCGGTCCTACCTGCGCTACTGGATGGAGTCGTTCCGGCTGCCGGTGTGGAGCAAGCAGCGGATCCGGGACGGCTTCGCCCCGGCCGACGTCCATCTGCTCCAGGACGCGCTGGCGGCCGGCCGGGGCGTCATCCTGGCCCTGCCGCACATGGGCAACTACGACCTGGCCGGGGCGTGGGTCACCACCAAGCTGGGGGTGCCGTTCACCACCGTCGCCCAGCGGCTGAAGCCCGAGTCGGTCTACGACCGGTTCGTCGCCTACCGCGAGGGGCTGGGCATGGAGGTGCTGCCGCACACCGGCGGCTCGGCCTTCGGCACGCTGGCCCGGCGGCTGCGCGACGGCGGCCTGGTCTGCCTGGTCGCCGACCGCGACCTGTCCGCCTCCGGGATCGAGGTGGACTTCTTCGGCGAGCCGGCCCGGATGCCGGCCGGCCCCGCCATGCTCTCGGTGCAGACCGGCGCGGTGCTGCTCCCGGTCACCTTGTGGTACGACGACTCGCCGGTGCTCCAGGGCCGGGTGCACCCGCCGGTGCCGGTGCCGGCCGAGGGCACCCGGGCGGAGAAGGCCGCCGTGATGACGCAGGCGATGGCGGACGCCTTCGCCTCCGGGATCGCCGCCCACCCCACCCACTGGCACATGATGCAGAAGCTGTGGCTGTCCGATCTGCTGACGCCGGCCGCGGACGGCGAACGGTCCCCGCGCGGCCCCGTGGCGCGGGACACTTCCGGTGAGGGCGCGCGCCCGTCGGCCGAGGGTCCGGGGACCGCCCGGGCCACGGCGGCGGAGGGCGCCGGATCGGAGCGGCCGTGA